In Hippoglossus stenolepis isolate QCI-W04-F060 chromosome 21, HSTE1.2, whole genome shotgun sequence, one DNA window encodes the following:
- the si:ch211-234p6.5 gene encoding pleckstrin homology domain-containing family A member 6 isoform X3 codes for MELEATSRRTQLVRMEDQDRVSQSSSVATISYFPVRMESDGKVQAFGKRCQAAKRDPNCPVVIRGWLNKKDSSGLKLWKRRWFVLSNYCLFYYKDSREELVLGSIPLPSYKILFCTPRECKNRKFTFKVVHQGMRSYFFSADTQEDMLGWVRALSQSASMDADSYMNRRCSSYQDFTQIGGSSESVDFPKSPSDGEGPSQKHRNVSRTVSEPSQLTGGRMGTSHSQQRGRRRVRHRNSSPSNTTPSPPEFGRRRACAAHQEEDSFPGLNTPPTETMGTGSLTSRGQLGSRPHTPVGRVDIRPYDELVMTPQTLYYAPSSPKLEFKSTPTTPVTERWQSKPTPTYGSVHHMSGGRRPLGKAQKPDPREAAPIRPLESDADALLTRLCGCDKLLQSLSIELSQLQMDKDSVHCALEVSRLQLEEWQSQGPRAQEEALIQKALLQEDLVTIRARMCDASMEIERVWSQYERMESELSVLRSHLQHICNFGMPQEQSQAQRELWMMEDILAGLKVNRDHFRFMLGLQRHHVFQPAAPHPGSPGSPTERLQSGLPMDVEQEPPARPALPQELEESQQSRDQGHDYTESLYEGIYSHTVEPAHRRGNRQPDLLIGKAQRDTSESQSGSKWNPADNQSSKKAKMSEEEQIERMKRNQQRMTNRKKPPISPMGTQSQGSDPREEAPFPLRVTRVVTSVLPSSLVARRVSVEDPPAELDNPLPEQIPPEMQQRPAEHRQKLLNKPPRRLLPESPDQNRYSAEMHQDQPVKKTSRQQHPGVLRSNKTESRPDASRAESARNPARDHAGLGNERVGLEVMEEERPSALLTPDTDPDLCLTPEQREAKLRRVERIRERVIRSAVRESATTHSQLPIRVKGQEVHQVPPDTARKQRIKSDHENHPSYDGYGNCVDDTRSPAELQLSSGTSQDEDERDVKKCKSQIKIGDKTQRKHHSGRTGFAKTKIKRPASPYHITSMTVYQKDGGMGFMSCKVDEEEKLEETADEDNESNFSSSDLRAKWFLSTSQWQGFTPLQNHGIDSLCTEEATDIEQQAACTDDVTDSTEMSPAVSESLEKMKENHSLFYKIACDLSISDTDITKNDGNTNTLISSQPEEEEELFITESVPDELTSDAERSRNQGSSLLTDKLRDPTVETKDEATLNTSEKVQEKKPEDTSGEDTELKIKDTTHEASAPDVDSNQTLDECAKERDDSWTKELCDRKVDQERSEELRKPRSLSEESRETVQELGDNSMYKGRGMIRSASFGKARVTVLRTSL; via the exons ATGGAGCTCGAGGCAACCAGCAGGAGGACACAACTAGTCAG AATGGAGGACCAGGACAGAGTGAGCCAGAGTTCCAGCGTCGCCACCATCTCCTACTTTCCCGTCAGAATG GAAAGCGATGGAAAGGTGCAAGCCTTTGGGAAAAGGTGCCAGGCCGCCAAGAGAGACCCAAACTGTCCTGTGGTCATTCGAGGATGGCTCaacaaaaaa GATAGCTCTGGTTTGAAGCTCTGGAAGAGACGATGGTTTGTCCTCTCCAACTACTGTCTGTTCTACTATAAAG ACAGCAGAGAAGAACTGGTGCTCGGCAGCATCCCACTCCCCAGCTACAAAATTCTGTTCTGCACGCCGCGAGAATGCAAGAACAGAAAGTTCACCTTCAAG GTGGTGCACCAGGGAATGCGTTCTTATTTCTTCAGCGCCGACACTCAGGAGGACATGTTGGGTTGGGTCCGAGCCCTCAGCCAGTCAGCGTCAATGGATGCAGACAGCTACATGAACAG GCGTTGCTCAAGTTATCAGGATTTCACACAGATAGGTGGCAGCAGTGAATCGGTGGACTTCCCCAAATCCCCCTCAGATGGAGAGGGTCCCTCCCAAAAGCACAGGAACGTCAGCAGGACCGTGAGCGAACCGAGTCAGCTCACTGGCGGGAGGATGGGGACGTCGCACTCACAGCAGAGGGGGAGGCGGCGTGTGCGTCACAGAAACAGCAG CCCTTCGAACACAACACCCAGTCCCCCAGAATTCGGCAGGAGAAGAGCCTGTGCTGCACATCAAGAGGAGGATTCTTTCCCGGGCCTAAACACACCACCCACGGAGACGATGGGAACAGGCTCCCTGACCTCCAGAGGTCAGCTGGGGTCACGACCCCACACGCCGGTGGGAAGGGTCGACATTCGACCATACGATGAGCTGGTCATGACGCCACAGACCCTGTACTACGCACCTTCCTCACCTAAGCTGGAGTTCAAGTCCACTCCTACTACTCCAGTGACAGAGAGGTGGCAAAGCAAG CCCACGCCTACATATGGTTCAGTTCATCACATGTCGGGTGGAAGAAGGCCTTTAGGAAAG GCCCAGAAGCCTGACCCAAGGGAAGCTGCACCAATCAGGCCTCTGGAAAGTGATGCAGAT gCTCTGTTGACAAGGTTGTGCGGGTGTGATAAGCTGCTTCAATCGCTGTCTATAGAACTGTCCCAGCTACAAATGGATAAG GACAGTGTCCACTGTGCATTGGAGGTGTccaggctgcagctggaggagtgGCAGAGTCAGGGGCCCCGCGCCCAGGAGGAGGCGCTCATCCAGAAGGCTTTGCTCCAGGAAGACCTGGTTACAATCCGGGCCAGAATGTGTGACGCATCGATG GAAATCGAGAGAGTGTGGAGTCAATATGAGCGAATGGAGAGCGAACTGTCTGTCCTACGCTCGCACCTTCAGCACATCTGTAACTTTGGAATGCCACAG GAGCAGTCTCAGGCTCAGAGAGAGCTGTGGATGATGGAGGACATCCTCGCCGGACTGAAGGTCAACAGGGATCATTTCCGCTTCATGTTGGGGCTCCAGAGGCACCACG TGTTCCAGCCAGCTGCCCCACATCCTGGATCCCCTGGCTCACCcacagagaggctgcagagtgGACTGCCAATG GATGTGGAACAGGAGCCACCTGCCCGACCAGCGTTACCCCAGGAGCTAGAGGAAAGCCAACAGAGCAGGGACCAGGGCCATGATTACACAGAGTCACTATATGAG GGAATCTACAGCCACACTGTTGAGCCAGCCCATAGACGAGGGAACCGCCAGCCTGACCTCCTTATTGGGaaagcacagagagacacatCTG AATCCCAGTCTGGTTCAAAGTGGAACCCAGCAGACAACCAATCAAGCAAG AAGGCGAAGATGAGTGAAGAGGAGCAGatagagaggatgaagagaaatcAGCAGAGGATGACTAATAGGAAGAAACCTCCCATATCCCCTATGGGCACCCAGAGTCAGGGTTCAGACCCACGAGAGGAG GCACCCTTTCCTTTGAGGGTGACACGAGTTGTTACATCCGTACTGCCGTCCTCTCTTGTGGCCCGGCGGGTTTCTGTCGAGGATCCCCCAGCTGAGCTCGACAATCCACTGCCCGAGCAGATCCCACCGGAGATGCAGCAGAGGCCGGCTGAGCACAGACAAAAATTGTTGAATAAGCCACCTCGGCGTCTGCTGCCAGAGAGCCCAGATCAAAACCGGTACTCAGCGGAAATGCACCAGGATCAGCCTGTTAAAAAGACAAGCAGACAGCAGCATCCGGGAGTGCTGAGGTCTAACAAGACAGAGTCGCGGCCAGACGCCAGCAGAGCAGAGTCTGCAAGGAATCCAGCTCGAGACCATGCAGGGTTAGGAAATGAAAGAGTGGGCTTGGAAGTTATG GAGGAGGAACGACCTTCTGCCCTCCTGACCCCTGACACGGACCCAGACCTCTGTCTGACCCCTGAGCAGAGAGAGGCCAAACTCCGACGTGTGGAACGGATACGGGAGAGAGTCATACGAAG cGCAGTCAGAGAGAGTGCTACAACACACAGTCAACTACCAATCCGGGTCAAGGGGCAGGAAGTCCACCAGGTGCCTCCTGACACAGctagaaaacaaagaataaaatcag ATCATGAAAACCATCCATCCTACGATGGATATGGAAACTGCGTGGATGACACGAGAAGTCCTGCAGAGCTTCAGCTTTCTAGTggaacatctcaggatgaagacgaaagagatgtgaaaaaatgtaaaagtcaaaTCAAGATTGGGGACAAAACACAACGCAAACATCACAGTGGAAGAACAGGGTTTGCCAAAACTAAAATCAAACGTCCAGCCTCGCCGTATCATATCACATCTATGACCGTATACCAAAAAGATGGAGGCATGGGATTTATGAGCTGCAAGGTCGACGAGGAGGAAAAGCTCGAAGAAACTGCCGATGAGGATAATGAAAGCAACTTTTCATCTTCGGACCTGAGAGCCAAGTGGTTTCTGTCCACCAGCCAGTGGCAGGGGTTCACACCTCTGCAAAACCATGGCATAGACTCGCTGTGCACTGAGGAAGCCACAGACATCGAGCAACAAGCAGCGTGCACTGACGACGTCACTGATTCCACTGAGATGTCGCCTGCAGTGTCTGAGAGCttagagaaaatgaaagagaaccATTCGCTCTTCTATAAGATCGCATGTGACCTCAGTATCTCAGACACAGACATAACAAAGAATGATGGGAATACCAACACCCTGATTTCAAGTcagccagaggaggaagaagaactGTTTATCACTGAATCTGTACCAGATGAACTGACCAGTGACGCTGAGAGATCTCGTAACCAAGGCAGCAGCCTCTTAACTGATAAACTCCGAGATCCGACAGTAGAAACCAAGGACGAAGCAACGCTTAACACCTCAGAAAAGgtccaagaaaaaaaacctgaagacACCTCAGGAGAAGACACCGAGTTGAAAATTAAAGACACTACCCATGAAGCTTCTGCTCCGGATGTTGATTCTAACCAGACCCTGGACGAATGTGCAAAGGAAAGAGATGACAGTTGGACCAAAGAGTTGTGCGATAGGAAGGTGGACCAAGAGAGATCTGAGGAGTTGAGGAAACCAAGAAGTTTAagtgaggagagcagagagacggtTCAAGAACTAGGCGACAACTCCATGTATAAGGGCAGAGGCATGATTCGGAGTGCCTCTTTTGGGAAGGCGAGGGTAACGGTGTTAAGGACAAGTTTATAG
- the si:ch211-234p6.5 gene encoding pleckstrin homology domain-containing family A member 4 isoform X4 translates to MELEATSRRTQLVRMEDQDRVSQSSSVATISYFPVRMESDGKVQAFGKRCQAAKRDPNCPVVIRGWLNKKDSSGLKLWKRRWFVLSNYCLFYYKDSREELVLGSIPLPSYKILFCTPRECKNRKFTFKVVHQGMRSYFFSADTQEDMLGWVRALSQSASMDADSYMNRRCSSYQDFTQIGGSSESVDFPKSPSDGEGPSQKHRNVSRTVSEPSQLTGGRMGTSHSQQRGRRRVRHRNSSPSNTTPSPPEFGRRRACAAHQEEDSFPGLNTPPTETMGTGSLTSRGQLGSRPHTPVGRVDIRPYDELVMTPQTLYYAPSSPKLEFKSTPTTPVTERWQSKPTPTYGSVHHMSGGRRPLGKSYSTGAHADLLPPLPPSSRAAHAPHPPHQHHHHHHHHRNHMSVCVLPPATAQKPDPREAAPIRPLESDADALLTRLCGCDKLLQSLSIELSQLQMDKDSVHCALEVSRLQLEEWQSQGPRAQEEALIQKALLQEDLVTIRARMCDASMEIERVWSQYERMESELSVLRSHLQHICNFGMPQEQSQAQRELWMMEDILAGLKVNRDHFRFMLGLQRHHVFQPAAPHPGSPGSPTERLQSGLPMDVEQEPPARPALPQELEESQQSRDQGHDYTESLYEGIYSHTVEPAHRRGNRQPDLLIGKAQRDTSESQSGSKWNPADNQSSKKAKMSEEEQIERMKRNQQRMTNRKKPPISPMGTQSQGSDPREEAPFPLRVTRVVTSVLPSSLVARRVSVEDPPAELDNPLPEQIPPEMQQRPAEHRQKLLNKPPRRLLPESPDQNRYSAEMHQDQPVKKTSRQQHPGVLRSNKTESRPDASRAESARNPARDHAGLGNERVGLEVMEEERPSALLTPDTDPDLCLTPEQREAKLRRVERIRERVIRSQRECYNTQSTTNPGQGAGSPPGAS, encoded by the exons ATGGAGCTCGAGGCAACCAGCAGGAGGACACAACTAGTCAG AATGGAGGACCAGGACAGAGTGAGCCAGAGTTCCAGCGTCGCCACCATCTCCTACTTTCCCGTCAGAATG GAAAGCGATGGAAAGGTGCAAGCCTTTGGGAAAAGGTGCCAGGCCGCCAAGAGAGACCCAAACTGTCCTGTGGTCATTCGAGGATGGCTCaacaaaaaa GATAGCTCTGGTTTGAAGCTCTGGAAGAGACGATGGTTTGTCCTCTCCAACTACTGTCTGTTCTACTATAAAG ACAGCAGAGAAGAACTGGTGCTCGGCAGCATCCCACTCCCCAGCTACAAAATTCTGTTCTGCACGCCGCGAGAATGCAAGAACAGAAAGTTCACCTTCAAG GTGGTGCACCAGGGAATGCGTTCTTATTTCTTCAGCGCCGACACTCAGGAGGACATGTTGGGTTGGGTCCGAGCCCTCAGCCAGTCAGCGTCAATGGATGCAGACAGCTACATGAACAG GCGTTGCTCAAGTTATCAGGATTTCACACAGATAGGTGGCAGCAGTGAATCGGTGGACTTCCCCAAATCCCCCTCAGATGGAGAGGGTCCCTCCCAAAAGCACAGGAACGTCAGCAGGACCGTGAGCGAACCGAGTCAGCTCACTGGCGGGAGGATGGGGACGTCGCACTCACAGCAGAGGGGGAGGCGGCGTGTGCGTCACAGAAACAGCAG CCCTTCGAACACAACACCCAGTCCCCCAGAATTCGGCAGGAGAAGAGCCTGTGCTGCACATCAAGAGGAGGATTCTTTCCCGGGCCTAAACACACCACCCACGGAGACGATGGGAACAGGCTCCCTGACCTCCAGAGGTCAGCTGGGGTCACGACCCCACACGCCGGTGGGAAGGGTCGACATTCGACCATACGATGAGCTGGTCATGACGCCACAGACCCTGTACTACGCACCTTCCTCACCTAAGCTGGAGTTCAAGTCCACTCCTACTACTCCAGTGACAGAGAGGTGGCAAAGCAAG CCCACGCCTACATATGGTTCAGTTCATCACATGTCGGGTGGAAGAAGGCCTTTAGGAAAG AGCTACTCCACGGGGGCACACGCAGACTTACTGCCCCCTTTGCCCCCGTCGTCCAGGGCCGCACATGCCCCCCACCCAccacaccagcaccaccaccatcaccaccaccaccgcaaccatatgtctgtttgtgtgctgccgCCGGCTACG GCCCAGAAGCCTGACCCAAGGGAAGCTGCACCAATCAGGCCTCTGGAAAGTGATGCAGAT gCTCTGTTGACAAGGTTGTGCGGGTGTGATAAGCTGCTTCAATCGCTGTCTATAGAACTGTCCCAGCTACAAATGGATAAG GACAGTGTCCACTGTGCATTGGAGGTGTccaggctgcagctggaggagtgGCAGAGTCAGGGGCCCCGCGCCCAGGAGGAGGCGCTCATCCAGAAGGCTTTGCTCCAGGAAGACCTGGTTACAATCCGGGCCAGAATGTGTGACGCATCGATG GAAATCGAGAGAGTGTGGAGTCAATATGAGCGAATGGAGAGCGAACTGTCTGTCCTACGCTCGCACCTTCAGCACATCTGTAACTTTGGAATGCCACAG GAGCAGTCTCAGGCTCAGAGAGAGCTGTGGATGATGGAGGACATCCTCGCCGGACTGAAGGTCAACAGGGATCATTTCCGCTTCATGTTGGGGCTCCAGAGGCACCACG TGTTCCAGCCAGCTGCCCCACATCCTGGATCCCCTGGCTCACCcacagagaggctgcagagtgGACTGCCAATG GATGTGGAACAGGAGCCACCTGCCCGACCAGCGTTACCCCAGGAGCTAGAGGAAAGCCAACAGAGCAGGGACCAGGGCCATGATTACACAGAGTCACTATATGAG GGAATCTACAGCCACACTGTTGAGCCAGCCCATAGACGAGGGAACCGCCAGCCTGACCTCCTTATTGGGaaagcacagagagacacatCTG AATCCCAGTCTGGTTCAAAGTGGAACCCAGCAGACAACCAATCAAGCAAG AAGGCGAAGATGAGTGAAGAGGAGCAGatagagaggatgaagagaaatcAGCAGAGGATGACTAATAGGAAGAAACCTCCCATATCCCCTATGGGCACCCAGAGTCAGGGTTCAGACCCACGAGAGGAG GCACCCTTTCCTTTGAGGGTGACACGAGTTGTTACATCCGTACTGCCGTCCTCTCTTGTGGCCCGGCGGGTTTCTGTCGAGGATCCCCCAGCTGAGCTCGACAATCCACTGCCCGAGCAGATCCCACCGGAGATGCAGCAGAGGCCGGCTGAGCACAGACAAAAATTGTTGAATAAGCCACCTCGGCGTCTGCTGCCAGAGAGCCCAGATCAAAACCGGTACTCAGCGGAAATGCACCAGGATCAGCCTGTTAAAAAGACAAGCAGACAGCAGCATCCGGGAGTGCTGAGGTCTAACAAGACAGAGTCGCGGCCAGACGCCAGCAGAGCAGAGTCTGCAAGGAATCCAGCTCGAGACCATGCAGGGTTAGGAAATGAAAGAGTGGGCTTGGAAGTTATG GAGGAGGAACGACCTTCTGCCCTCCTGACCCCTGACACGGACCCAGACCTCTGTCTGACCCCTGAGCAGAGAGAGGCCAAACTCCGACGTGTGGAACGGATACGGGAGAGAGTCATACGAAG TCAGAGAGAGTGCTACAACACACAGTCAACTACCAATCCGGGTCAAGGGGCAGGAAGTCCACCAGGTGCCTCCTGA
- the si:ch211-234p6.5 gene encoding uncharacterized protein si:ch211-234p6.5 isoform X1 codes for MELEATSRRTQLVRMEDQDRVSQSSSVATISYFPVRMESDGKVQAFGKRCQAAKRDPNCPVVIRGWLNKKDSSGLKLWKRRWFVLSNYCLFYYKDSREELVLGSIPLPSYKILFCTPRECKNRKFTFKVVHQGMRSYFFSADTQEDMLGWVRALSQSASMDADSYMNRRCSSYQDFTQIGGSSESVDFPKSPSDGEGPSQKHRNVSRTVSEPSQLTGGRMGTSHSQQRGRRRVRHRNSSPSNTTPSPPEFGRRRACAAHQEEDSFPGLNTPPTETMGTGSLTSRGQLGSRPHTPVGRVDIRPYDELVMTPQTLYYAPSSPKLEFKSTPTTPVTERWQSKPTPTYGSVHHMSGGRRPLGKSYSTGAHADLLPPLPPSSRAAHAPHPPHQHHHHHHHHRNHMSVCVLPPATAQKPDPREAAPIRPLESDADALLTRLCGCDKLLQSLSIELSQLQMDKDSVHCALEVSRLQLEEWQSQGPRAQEEALIQKALLQEDLVTIRARMCDASMEIERVWSQYERMESELSVLRSHLQHICNFGMPQEQSQAQRELWMMEDILAGLKVNRDHFRFMLGLQRHHVFQPAAPHPGSPGSPTERLQSGLPMDVEQEPPARPALPQELEESQQSRDQGHDYTESLYEGIYSHTVEPAHRRGNRQPDLLIGKAQRDTSESQSGSKWNPADNQSSKKAKMSEEEQIERMKRNQQRMTNRKKPPISPMGTQSQGSDPREEAPFPLRVTRVVTSVLPSSLVARRVSVEDPPAELDNPLPEQIPPEMQQRPAEHRQKLLNKPPRRLLPESPDQNRYSAEMHQDQPVKKTSRQQHPGVLRSNKTESRPDASRAESARNPARDHAGLGNERVGLEVMEEERPSALLTPDTDPDLCLTPEQREAKLRRVERIRERVIRSAVRESATTHSQLPIRVKGQEVHQVPPDTARKQRIKSDHENHPSYDGYGNCVDDTRSPAELQLSSGTSQDEDERDVKKCKSQIKIGDKTQRKHHSGRTGFAKTKIKRPASPYHITSMTVYQKDGGMGFMSCKVDEEEKLEETADEDNESNFSSSDLRAKWFLSTSQWQGFTPLQNHGIDSLCTEEATDIEQQAACTDDVTDSTEMSPAVSESLEKMKENHSLFYKIACDLSISDTDITKNDGNTNTLISSQPEEEEELFITESVPDELTSDAERSRNQGSSLLTDKLRDPTVETKDEATLNTSEKVQEKKPEDTSGEDTELKIKDTTHEASAPDVDSNQTLDECAKERDDSWTKELCDRKVDQERSEELRKPRSLSEESRETVQELGDNSMYKGRGMIRSASFGKARVTVLRTSL; via the exons ATGGAGCTCGAGGCAACCAGCAGGAGGACACAACTAGTCAG AATGGAGGACCAGGACAGAGTGAGCCAGAGTTCCAGCGTCGCCACCATCTCCTACTTTCCCGTCAGAATG GAAAGCGATGGAAAGGTGCAAGCCTTTGGGAAAAGGTGCCAGGCCGCCAAGAGAGACCCAAACTGTCCTGTGGTCATTCGAGGATGGCTCaacaaaaaa GATAGCTCTGGTTTGAAGCTCTGGAAGAGACGATGGTTTGTCCTCTCCAACTACTGTCTGTTCTACTATAAAG ACAGCAGAGAAGAACTGGTGCTCGGCAGCATCCCACTCCCCAGCTACAAAATTCTGTTCTGCACGCCGCGAGAATGCAAGAACAGAAAGTTCACCTTCAAG GTGGTGCACCAGGGAATGCGTTCTTATTTCTTCAGCGCCGACACTCAGGAGGACATGTTGGGTTGGGTCCGAGCCCTCAGCCAGTCAGCGTCAATGGATGCAGACAGCTACATGAACAG GCGTTGCTCAAGTTATCAGGATTTCACACAGATAGGTGGCAGCAGTGAATCGGTGGACTTCCCCAAATCCCCCTCAGATGGAGAGGGTCCCTCCCAAAAGCACAGGAACGTCAGCAGGACCGTGAGCGAACCGAGTCAGCTCACTGGCGGGAGGATGGGGACGTCGCACTCACAGCAGAGGGGGAGGCGGCGTGTGCGTCACAGAAACAGCAG CCCTTCGAACACAACACCCAGTCCCCCAGAATTCGGCAGGAGAAGAGCCTGTGCTGCACATCAAGAGGAGGATTCTTTCCCGGGCCTAAACACACCACCCACGGAGACGATGGGAACAGGCTCCCTGACCTCCAGAGGTCAGCTGGGGTCACGACCCCACACGCCGGTGGGAAGGGTCGACATTCGACCATACGATGAGCTGGTCATGACGCCACAGACCCTGTACTACGCACCTTCCTCACCTAAGCTGGAGTTCAAGTCCACTCCTACTACTCCAGTGACAGAGAGGTGGCAAAGCAAG CCCACGCCTACATATGGTTCAGTTCATCACATGTCGGGTGGAAGAAGGCCTTTAGGAAAG AGCTACTCCACGGGGGCACACGCAGACTTACTGCCCCCTTTGCCCCCGTCGTCCAGGGCCGCACATGCCCCCCACCCAccacaccagcaccaccaccatcaccaccaccaccgcaaccatatgtctgtttgtgtgctgccgCCGGCTACG GCCCAGAAGCCTGACCCAAGGGAAGCTGCACCAATCAGGCCTCTGGAAAGTGATGCAGAT gCTCTGTTGACAAGGTTGTGCGGGTGTGATAAGCTGCTTCAATCGCTGTCTATAGAACTGTCCCAGCTACAAATGGATAAG GACAGTGTCCACTGTGCATTGGAGGTGTccaggctgcagctggaggagtgGCAGAGTCAGGGGCCCCGCGCCCAGGAGGAGGCGCTCATCCAGAAGGCTTTGCTCCAGGAAGACCTGGTTACAATCCGGGCCAGAATGTGTGACGCATCGATG GAAATCGAGAGAGTGTGGAGTCAATATGAGCGAATGGAGAGCGAACTGTCTGTCCTACGCTCGCACCTTCAGCACATCTGTAACTTTGGAATGCCACAG GAGCAGTCTCAGGCTCAGAGAGAGCTGTGGATGATGGAGGACATCCTCGCCGGACTGAAGGTCAACAGGGATCATTTCCGCTTCATGTTGGGGCTCCAGAGGCACCACG TGTTCCAGCCAGCTGCCCCACATCCTGGATCCCCTGGCTCACCcacagagaggctgcagagtgGACTGCCAATG GATGTGGAACAGGAGCCACCTGCCCGACCAGCGTTACCCCAGGAGCTAGAGGAAAGCCAACAGAGCAGGGACCAGGGCCATGATTACACAGAGTCACTATATGAG GGAATCTACAGCCACACTGTTGAGCCAGCCCATAGACGAGGGAACCGCCAGCCTGACCTCCTTATTGGGaaagcacagagagacacatCTG AATCCCAGTCTGGTTCAAAGTGGAACCCAGCAGACAACCAATCAAGCAAG AAGGCGAAGATGAGTGAAGAGGAGCAGatagagaggatgaagagaaatcAGCAGAGGATGACTAATAGGAAGAAACCTCCCATATCCCCTATGGGCACCCAGAGTCAGGGTTCAGACCCACGAGAGGAG GCACCCTTTCCTTTGAGGGTGACACGAGTTGTTACATCCGTACTGCCGTCCTCTCTTGTGGCCCGGCGGGTTTCTGTCGAGGATCCCCCAGCTGAGCTCGACAATCCACTGCCCGAGCAGATCCCACCGGAGATGCAGCAGAGGCCGGCTGAGCACAGACAAAAATTGTTGAATAAGCCACCTCGGCGTCTGCTGCCAGAGAGCCCAGATCAAAACCGGTACTCAGCGGAAATGCACCAGGATCAGCCTGTTAAAAAGACAAGCAGACAGCAGCATCCGGGAGTGCTGAGGTCTAACAAGACAGAGTCGCGGCCAGACGCCAGCAGAGCAGAGTCTGCAAGGAATCCAGCTCGAGACCATGCAGGGTTAGGAAATGAAAGAGTGGGCTTGGAAGTTATG GAGGAGGAACGACCTTCTGCCCTCCTGACCCCTGACACGGACCCAGACCTCTGTCTGACCCCTGAGCAGAGAGAGGCCAAACTCCGACGTGTGGAACGGATACGGGAGAGAGTCATACGAAG cGCAGTCAGAGAGAGTGCTACAACACACAGTCAACTACCAATCCGGGTCAAGGGGCAGGAAGTCCACCAGGTGCCTCCTGACACAGctagaaaacaaagaataaaatcag ATCATGAAAACCATCCATCCTACGATGGATATGGAAACTGCGTGGATGACACGAGAAGTCCTGCAGAGCTTCAGCTTTCTAGTggaacatctcaggatgaagacgaaagagatgtgaaaaaatgtaaaagtcaaaTCAAGATTGGGGACAAAACACAACGCAAACATCACAGTGGAAGAACAGGGTTTGCCAAAACTAAAATCAAACGTCCAGCCTCGCCGTATCATATCACATCTATGACCGTATACCAAAAAGATGGAGGCATGGGATTTATGAGCTGCAAGGTCGACGAGGAGGAAAAGCTCGAAGAAACTGCCGATGAGGATAATGAAAGCAACTTTTCATCTTCGGACCTGAGAGCCAAGTGGTTTCTGTCCACCAGCCAGTGGCAGGGGTTCACACCTCTGCAAAACCATGGCATAGACTCGCTGTGCACTGAGGAAGCCACAGACATCGAGCAACAAGCAGCGTGCACTGACGACGTCACTGATTCCACTGAGATGTCGCCTGCAGTGTCTGAGAGCttagagaaaatgaaagagaaccATTCGCTCTTCTATAAGATCGCATGTGACCTCAGTATCTCAGACACAGACATAACAAAGAATGATGGGAATACCAACACCCTGATTTCAAGTcagccagaggaggaagaagaactGTTTATCACTGAATCTGTACCAGATGAACTGACCAGTGACGCTGAGAGATCTCGTAACCAAGGCAGCAGCCTCTTAACTGATAAACTCCGAGATCCGACAGTAGAAACCAAGGACGAAGCAACGCTTAACACCTCAGAAAAGgtccaagaaaaaaaacctgaagacACCTCAGGAGAAGACACCGAGTTGAAAATTAAAGACACTACCCATGAAGCTTCTGCTCCGGATGTTGATTCTAACCAGACCCTGGACGAATGTGCAAAGGAAAGAGATGACAGTTGGACCAAAGAGTTGTGCGATAGGAAGGTGGACCAAGAGAGATCTGAGGAGTTGAGGAAACCAAGAAGTTTAagtgaggagagcagagagacggtTCAAGAACTAGGCGACAACTCCATGTATAAGGGCAGAGGCATGATTCGGAGTGCCTCTTTTGGGAAGGCGAGGGTAACGGTGTTAAGGACAAGTTTATAG